One genomic segment of Chitinibacter sp. FCG-7 includes these proteins:
- the htpX gene encoding protease HtpX: MKRTILLIATNIAIMVVLGIVVSVLGLNRFMSANGLNLPMLLMFAGVMGFGGAFLSLAMSKTMAKWSTGAQVIERPRNQDEQWLFDTVARLAQRAQIAMPEVAIYEGEPNAFATGPSKNNSLVAVSTGLLYTMTHREIEAVLAHEVAHVKNGDMVTLTLIQGVVNTFVFFLARVVGYLVDSFLRKDNEESSGPGIAYMVTVIICDILFGILASVIVMYFSRQREFRADAGAAQLMGDTAPMVDALRRLGGMEPSALPSNMAASGIANKSGWMSLFSSHPSMEERIAALQAMR, translated from the coding sequence GTGAAACGGACAATTCTATTAATTGCCACCAATATCGCCATTATGGTGGTGTTGGGGATTGTGGTTAGCGTGTTAGGGCTGAACCGCTTTATGAGCGCCAACGGGCTTAATTTGCCGATGTTGCTGATGTTTGCCGGCGTGATGGGTTTTGGTGGCGCTTTCTTGTCGCTGGCCATGTCCAAAACGATGGCCAAATGGAGCACTGGCGCGCAAGTCATCGAGCGCCCGCGCAATCAGGACGAGCAATGGCTGTTTGATACTGTGGCGCGGCTGGCGCAGCGCGCGCAAATTGCGATGCCTGAAGTGGCCATTTACGAAGGCGAGCCCAATGCGTTTGCCACTGGTCCTTCCAAAAACAACTCGCTGGTTGCTGTGTCAACGGGCTTGCTCTACACCATGACGCACCGCGAAATCGAGGCTGTACTGGCGCACGAAGTCGCACACGTGAAAAACGGCGATATGGTGACGCTGACGCTGATTCAGGGCGTGGTGAATACTTTTGTCTTCTTCCTAGCCCGCGTGGTGGGTTATCTGGTCGATTCATTCCTGAGAAAAGACAATGAAGAATCGTCCGGCCCCGGCATTGCCTATATGGTGACGGTGATTATCTGTGACATTCTGTTTGGTATTCTGGCCAGCGTGATCGTGATGTATTTCTCGCGCCAGCGCGAATTCCGCGCCGACGCAGGCGCTGCGCAACTGATGGGCGATACTGCACCGATGGTGGACGCGCTGCGCCGCTTGGGCGGGATGGAGCCGAGCGCCTTGCCAAGCAATATGGCGGCCTCGGGTATTGCCAATAAATCGGGCTGGATGTCTTTATTCAGCTCGCACCCATCAATGGAAGAGCGCATTGCCGCCTTGCAAGCGATGCGTTAA
- the rlmD gene encoding 23S rRNA (uracil(1939)-C(5))-methyltransferase RlmD — MNNPTAQIESLSHEGHGIAHVDGKTIFIDGALPFETVTYSSFRKKPNFENAQAISVHNDSFMRVKPKCPHYGVCGGCSLQHMEFGAQVAAKQRVLEDNLERIGHVKAQSILPAIYGPAWGYRHRARLSAKNVAKKGTVLVGFHEKRSSFIADMRECHVLVPHVSAQLPALRELVKSLSIFDRMPQIELAVGANITVLVFRNMEDINDADFALFKTYADEWKVQIWLQPKGPDSAYPLYPLDAPQLSYLMPEFNIEMPFKPTEFTQVNHGINRVMVERAIKMLDPQPGERIADMFCGLGNFTLPIARSGAQVLGMEGSQQLVERAFESAKHNGLDHLTDFTMANLFDMNPEWLEKLGHFDKMLIDPPRDGAISLCNAISAENGPKRIVYVSCSPSTLARDADILVNVKGYTLKSAGIINMFPHTAHVESIAWFEKE; from the coding sequence ATGAACAATCCTACCGCCCAGATCGAATCACTCAGTCACGAAGGCCATGGCATTGCGCATGTCGATGGAAAAACGATTTTTATCGACGGCGCGCTGCCTTTCGAAACCGTAACTTACAGTAGCTTTCGCAAAAAACCAAACTTTGAAAATGCGCAAGCGATCAGTGTGCATAATGACAGCTTTATGCGCGTAAAACCAAAATGCCCGCATTACGGCGTCTGTGGTGGCTGTTCATTACAACACATGGAATTTGGCGCGCAGGTCGCCGCCAAACAACGCGTGCTGGAAGACAATCTGGAGCGCATTGGCCACGTTAAAGCCCAATCCATCCTGCCCGCCATTTACGGCCCGGCTTGGGGCTACCGCCACCGTGCGCGCCTATCGGCCAAAAATGTCGCCAAGAAAGGCACGGTGCTGGTTGGTTTTCATGAAAAGCGCAGCAGCTTTATTGCCGATATGCGCGAATGCCATGTGCTGGTGCCGCATGTATCAGCGCAATTGCCTGCGCTGCGGGAGCTGGTGAAAAGCCTGTCGATTTTCGACCGGATGCCGCAAATCGAGCTGGCCGTGGGCGCGAATATCACCGTGCTGGTGTTTCGCAATATGGAAGACATCAACGACGCTGATTTTGCGCTGTTCAAAACCTACGCCGACGAGTGGAAAGTGCAGATCTGGCTGCAACCCAAAGGCCCGGATAGCGCCTACCCACTCTACCCACTGGACGCGCCGCAACTCAGCTATCTGATGCCCGAGTTCAATATTGAAATGCCGTTCAAGCCCACCGAATTTACCCAGGTGAACCACGGCATCAATCGCGTCATGGTCGAGCGCGCGATCAAAATGCTGGACCCCCAGCCGGGCGAGCGCATTGCCGATATGTTCTGTGGTCTGGGCAACTTTACACTGCCAATCGCGCGCAGCGGCGCGCAGGTGCTCGGCATGGAAGGCAGCCAGCAGCTGGTTGAGCGCGCGTTCGAGAGCGCCAAACACAATGGCCTGGATCACCTGACCGATTTCACGATGGCCAATCTGTTTGATATGAACCCTGAATGGCTGGAAAAACTGGGGCATTTTGACAAAATGCTGATCGATCCGCCGCGCGATGGCGCGATCTCGCTGTGCAACGCCATTTCGGCGGAAAACGGCCCGAAACGGATTGTGTACGTCTCCTGTAGCCCGTCCACGCTGGCGCGCGACGCCGATATTCTGGTCAACGTCAAAGGCTATACGCTCAAATCCGCGGGCATTATCAATATGTTCCCGCACACCGCGCACGTAGAAAGCATCGCGTGGTTTGAGAAAGAATAA
- a CDS encoding hybrid sensor histidine kinase/response regulator, translating to MKLESVLHLSTLLEAQTWDAFAEALVGAVRDSFDAKRTFLVLPDDDKGLLIHAQAVVGLRSLCFAEPQNPDAFFGLAVEELHWQLREPALSVRPVDFQVEDIWEVEGDSIPQLVRWILPLEYHGKLIALLYVELADVPRLKSYLETASFRVECEALAGMLADRIEALLTGGVVERDEMTRRLQSSLQRAEEYRELLQKLHEVTLRLTQTADLDTLQREAVNAAITDLGIDRLGLFAVDHDKGLMLGTYGTDNDGRLTDEHWYSTSIPQHQIFAAAAEQPGEVIVKEDAPIYYNKVVVGRGWNSLVGLYADGIHLGWMAADNFLRRRTLMPYQREVMKLFAAIVAQLIRAKQVQQQMHLLNARLSQQTAALAHAKDQAEAASRAKSDFLATISHEIRTPLNGVLGFAQLLADTPLNKEQSEYVGNIRKSGDSLVLLVNDLLDYSKIEAGKFELTPDFFNLQEVLEDSCSMLASRAVERRIELVLDIAPVFPVRYFGDGLRLKQVITNLVSNALKFTEQGGVYLSASVQGGAIELRVKDSGIGISKAQQALLFQRFYQADSGSTRRYGGTGLGLAICKLLLELMGGTITVESALGQGSCFIVRLPLGTDDTVRQRVLPTLASLQGKKVAWLGDGSWSQSWIKRLLTASEVCWLDASPAALREAELLIVDEEASNLAALNIDCPALLLGWHSAQQELRGGGARGFLGKPALSEVGLIRGLRKLLDVRSTLLPQQAGCVRFHGHILVAEDNPMNQRVVSAFLAKLGCTVRIAHSGQEAVTLAQQEAFDLVLMDWQMPEMDGIEATRLLRSQPQFQNLPIIALTANAFESSEEQCLSAGMDGFLPKPLEFARLQDMLAYYLVERIDESSCQPG from the coding sequence ATGAAGCTCGAATCAGTACTGCACCTTTCTACTTTGCTCGAGGCGCAGACGTGGGACGCGTTTGCCGAGGCGCTGGTTGGCGCTGTGCGCGATTCGTTTGACGCCAAGCGCACTTTTCTGGTGCTGCCCGACGATGACAAAGGCCTGCTGATTCACGCCCAGGCGGTCGTTGGGCTGCGCTCGCTGTGTTTTGCCGAGCCACAAAACCCCGATGCCTTTTTTGGTCTGGCGGTGGAAGAGCTGCACTGGCAGCTGCGTGAGCCTGCTTTGTCGGTACGCCCGGTGGATTTTCAAGTTGAAGACATCTGGGAAGTCGAGGGCGATAGCATTCCGCAACTGGTGCGCTGGATTTTGCCGCTGGAGTACCACGGCAAGCTGATTGCCTTGCTGTACGTTGAGCTGGCTGACGTGCCACGTTTGAAATCCTATCTGGAAACCGCGTCATTCCGGGTTGAGTGCGAGGCACTTGCGGGCATGCTGGCCGACCGGATCGAAGCCTTGCTGACCGGTGGCGTGGTTGAGCGCGACGAAATGACCCGCCGCTTGCAAAGCAGCTTGCAGCGTGCCGAAGAATACCGCGAGCTGCTGCAAAAATTGCACGAAGTCACTTTGCGCCTGACGCAAACCGCCGATCTGGACACCTTGCAGCGCGAGGCGGTGAACGCGGCGATTACCGATCTGGGAATCGACCGGCTGGGCTTGTTTGCAGTCGATCACGACAAAGGGCTGATGCTGGGCACCTATGGTACCGACAACGATGGCCGCCTGACCGATGAGCACTGGTACAGCACGTCCATTCCGCAGCACCAGATTTTTGCTGCCGCAGCCGAGCAGCCGGGCGAGGTGATCGTCAAGGAAGACGCGCCCATTTATTACAATAAAGTCGTCGTTGGCCGGGGCTGGAATTCACTGGTGGGGTTGTACGCCGACGGCATTCATCTGGGCTGGATGGCGGCCGATAATTTCCTGCGCCGCCGTACCCTGATGCCGTATCAGCGCGAGGTAATGAAGCTGTTTGCCGCGATTGTGGCGCAGTTGATCCGCGCCAAACAGGTACAGCAGCAAATGCATTTGCTCAATGCGCGGCTATCGCAGCAAACGGCTGCGCTGGCGCATGCCAAAGATCAGGCCGAGGCCGCCAGCCGCGCCAAATCGGATTTTCTGGCCACTATCAGCCATGAAATCCGCACCCCGCTCAATGGCGTGCTGGGCTTTGCCCAGTTGCTCGCCGATACGCCGCTGAATAAAGAACAGAGCGAATACGTTGGCAATATTCGCAAGTCGGGCGATTCGCTGGTGCTGCTGGTGAATGATTTGCTGGATTATTCGAAAATCGAAGCGGGCAAATTCGAGCTGACGCCGGATTTTTTCAATCTGCAGGAAGTGCTGGAAGACTCGTGCAGCATGCTCGCCTCACGCGCTGTCGAGCGCCGGATCGAGCTGGTGCTCGATATCGCGCCGGTGTTTCCTGTGCGCTACTTTGGCGATGGTCTGCGTTTAAAGCAGGTCATCACCAATCTGGTGTCCAATGCGCTGAAATTTACCGAACAAGGCGGGGTTTATCTGAGCGCCAGCGTGCAGGGTGGCGCGATTGAATTGCGGGTGAAAGACAGCGGCATCGGGATAAGCAAAGCGCAGCAGGCGCTGCTGTTTCAGCGTTTTTATCAGGCCGATTCGGGCTCGACACGCCGCTACGGCGGCACCGGGCTGGGGCTGGCCATTTGCAAACTGCTGCTTGAATTGATGGGCGGCACGATTACCGTTGAATCGGCGCTGGGGCAGGGCTCGTGTTTTATCGTCCGCTTGCCGCTAGGGACTGATGACACGGTACGCCAGCGTGTGTTGCCGACGCTGGCCAGCCTGCAAGGGAAAAAAGTCGCCTGGCTGGGCGATGGTAGCTGGAGCCAATCGTGGATCAAGCGCCTGCTTACCGCTTCCGAGGTCTGCTGGCTTGATGCCAGCCCGGCGGCATTGCGCGAGGCCGAGCTGCTGATTGTTGATGAAGAGGCAAGCAATCTGGCCGCGCTGAACATTGATTGCCCCGCGCTCTTGCTCGGCTGGCATTCGGCGCAGCAGGAGCTGCGCGGCGGTGGCGCGCGAGGTTTTCTGGGCAAACCGGCCTTGAGCGAAGTGGGGCTGATCCGTGGCCTGCGCAAATTGCTGGATGTACGCAGCACTTTGCTACCGCAGCAAGCTGGCTGTGTGCGTTTTCACGGGCATATTCTGGTCGCCGAAGACAACCCGATGAATCAGCGAGTGGTCAGCGCCTTTCTGGCCAAGCTCGGCTGCACGGTGCGAATTGCCCACTCGGGGCAGGAAGCCGTGACGCTAGCGCAACAGGAGGCGTTTGATCTGGTGTTGATGGATTGGCAAATGCCCGAAATGGATGGCATTGAGGCCACCCGTCTATTGCGCAGCCAGCCGCAATTTCAGAATCTGCCGATTATTGCGCTAACGGCGAATGCCTTCGAGAGCAGTGAAGAGCAGTGCCTCAGTGCCGGAATGGATGGATTCTTGCCCAAACCGCTGGAGTTCGCCCGTCTGCAGGATATGCTGGCCTACTATCTGGTCGAGCGCATCGACGAAAGCTCCTGCCAGCCGGGCTAG
- a CDS encoding bifunctional adenosylcobinamide kinase/adenosylcobinamide-phosphate guanylyltransferase translates to MKLIVVTGAQKSGKSRYAENWALALSARPAYLATSRVWDDDFAERIARHKSARDERWINLEQDTDLAAHGFDGEVIVLDCITLWLTNLFTDCNYNRDATLIEAKKRWAELTAVTAQTVIAVGNEIGWSLHAETQMGRHFVDLHGSFMQHIAAEAEEVVLMVAGLPLKVK, encoded by the coding sequence ATGAAGCTGATTGTCGTCACCGGCGCACAAAAAAGCGGCAAAAGCCGCTACGCCGAAAACTGGGCGCTGGCCCTGTCCGCTCGTCCGGCCTATCTGGCCACCTCGCGGGTGTGGGATGACGATTTTGCCGAGCGAATCGCGCGGCATAAAAGCGCGCGTGACGAGCGCTGGATCAATCTTGAGCAAGACACCGATCTGGCCGCGCACGGTTTTGATGGTGAGGTGATCGTGCTCGACTGCATTACCTTGTGGCTGACCAATCTGTTTACCGATTGCAACTACAACAGAGACGCCACGCTGATCGAGGCCAAAAAACGCTGGGCAGAATTGACCGCTGTCACCGCCCAGACTGTCATCGCTGTGGGCAATGAAATCGGCTGGAGCCTGCACGCCGAAACCCAAATGGGCCGCCATTTTGTCGACCTGCACGGCAGCTTTATGCAGCACATCGCCGCTGAGGCAGAAGAAGTGGTGCTGATGGTGGCAGGCTTACCGCTGAAGGTGAAGTAG
- a CDS encoding DMT family transporter — protein sequence MTSKFKDARLLGHLLVLFCVLVWGITFVSTKILLQWRSPVEIALDRFVLAYLLLLLMQPVFKRPNWREELYFFGLGLFGVTLYFLTENIALQYTQASSVGLLVSSAPLLTAFFAHFTTHDEKLSQRLIIGSLIALAGVALVMFNGSVILQLNPLGDILALSAGAAWAVYCLLLKRAGQRYGYLYLTRQIFFYGILTLLPAAWLMHYRLDLSLWLDPLQGGNMLFLGIVASALCYVAWNKAVGIIGAVKASNYIYLIPMVTMLTAVVILDERITLVGASGAAMILLGVYFAEHGLGLPSRK from the coding sequence ATGACTTCGAAGTTCAAAGACGCCCGCTTGCTGGGCCATTTGCTGGTGCTGTTCTGTGTGCTGGTTTGGGGCATTACCTTTGTATCGACCAAAATCCTGCTGCAATGGCGCAGCCCGGTGGAAATTGCCCTTGATCGCTTTGTGCTGGCCTATCTGCTCTTGTTGCTGATGCAGCCGGTTTTCAAACGGCCAAACTGGCGTGAAGAGCTGTATTTTTTCGGCCTTGGCCTGTTTGGCGTCACGCTGTATTTCCTGACCGAAAACATCGCATTGCAATATACGCAAGCCTCCAGCGTGGGCTTGCTGGTTTCGTCCGCGCCTTTGCTGACGGCCTTTTTTGCCCATTTCACCACGCACGACGAAAAGCTCAGCCAGCGCCTGATTATTGGCTCGCTGATTGCGCTGGCAGGCGTAGCGTTGGTGATGTTCAACGGCAGCGTGATTTTGCAGCTCAATCCGCTGGGCGATATTCTGGCGCTGTCTGCCGGGGCGGCCTGGGCGGTGTACTGCCTGCTGCTCAAACGGGCAGGGCAACGCTATGGTTATCTGTATCTGACGCGGCAAATCTTTTTCTACGGCATTCTCACCTTGTTGCCCGCCGCTTGGCTGATGCACTATCGCCTCGATTTATCCCTGTGGCTCGATCCGCTGCAAGGCGGCAATATGCTGTTTTTGGGCATCGTCGCCTCGGCCCTGTGTTATGTGGCCTGGAATAAAGCCGTCGGCATTATTGGCGCGGTCAAAGCCAGCAACTACATCTACCTGATTCCGATGGTGACCATGCTCACCGCCGTGGTGATTCTGGACGAGCGTATTACCCTGGTCGGCGCATCGGGTGCAGCGATGATCTTGCTTGGGGTATACTTCGCTGAGCACGGCCTGGGCTTGCCTAGCAGGAAATAG
- a CDS encoding glycoside hydrolase family 18 protein yields MKLWPYALLALSATSFANDKLISYLPTWRDASVVSKTGPQLAKLDYGILSFIEVNASGEAYLPAATKAGADLWQAQFKTAKKNNPNFACMWAIGGWTGSRNIAKTAQTEAGRAKLVKTSVAIMRDSGCVGLDLDWEHPVTGGEYAADASAADLQNWVSLLRDYRQALDAAGKSDKKQYRLSVAVPANNGGWVMQGYDMKNAFPLLDWVNLMAYDRAGGWSKTATLHASLHSVPNDPDGQILSSSKAVDYFLSLGAKPAQLVLGVPFYARGLGNVAAGPKGDGLAQSMSGPGLKGETEPGVVSWADLQGKYAKAPGWKAYRNKESGQSPYLYHADKKELISFDDPVSLAEKVKYVKEKKLGGIMIWEITQDDADFTLLGSLGKALKGK; encoded by the coding sequence ATGAAACTTTGGCCTTACGCTCTGTTGGCATTGTCGGCGACCAGCTTTGCGAATGACAAATTGATTTCCTACCTGCCCACCTGGCGCGACGCCAGCGTGGTCAGTAAAACCGGGCCGCAGCTGGCCAAGCTCGATTACGGTATTTTGTCGTTTATCGAAGTCAACGCCAGCGGTGAAGCGTATTTACCGGCAGCGACCAAGGCTGGCGCCGATTTGTGGCAGGCGCAATTTAAAACCGCCAAAAAGAACAATCCGAACTTTGCGTGCATGTGGGCGATTGGCGGCTGGACGGGCTCGCGCAATATCGCCAAAACGGCACAAACCGAAGCAGGTCGCGCCAAGCTGGTAAAAACTTCGGTCGCGATTATGCGCGACTCAGGCTGCGTCGGCCTGGATCTGGACTGGGAACACCCGGTGACGGGTGGCGAATACGCCGCCGATGCCAGCGCGGCCGATCTGCAAAACTGGGTCAGCTTGCTGCGCGACTATCGCCAGGCACTCGATGCGGCGGGCAAAAGCGATAAGAAACAATACCGGCTCAGCGTTGCCGTTCCGGCCAATAACGGTGGCTGGGTGATGCAGGGCTACGATATGAAAAACGCCTTTCCACTGCTTGATTGGGTCAATCTGATGGCCTACGACCGAGCTGGCGGCTGGAGCAAAACGGCCACGCTGCACGCCAGCCTGCATAGCGTGCCCAACGATCCGGACGGGCAGATTTTATCGAGCAGCAAGGCGGTGGATTATTTCCTGTCGCTGGGCGCCAAGCCCGCCCAACTGGTACTGGGCGTGCCATTTTACGCGCGCGGGCTGGGCAATGTGGCCGCCGGCCCCAAAGGCGATGGGCTGGCGCAAAGCATGTCCGGGCCGGGGCTGAAAGGCGAAACCGAGCCGGGCGTGGTGAGCTGGGCCGATCTGCAAGGCAAATACGCCAAAGCGCCGGGCTGGAAAGCCTACCGCAACAAGGAATCAGGCCAGTCACCGTATCTGTATCACGCCGACAAGAAAGAGCTGATTAGCTTTGACGACCCTGTTTCGCTGGCTGAAAAAGTGAAATACGTGAAAGAGAAAAAACTCGGCGGCATCATGATCTGGGAAATCACGCAGGACGACGCCGACTTCACGTTGCTGGGCAGCTTAGGCAAAGCGCTAAAGGGTAAATAG
- a CDS encoding LysR family transcriptional regulator: MQALNYKHLHYFWVVAKEGGISAAARKLGITAQTISGQVSLLEQDMGQSLFSQVGRNLQLTEAGRTMLHYADQIFLLGQELQQAMERGDSLRARLNIGIVDMIPKSNALQLLSPLLQSSHSTIKLVCQVDGDLNELLAKLTLHQFDLILADRPLLNAEALQLRSQPLTTAPIMLQGTRELLEQYQPHFPHSLSGAPLLLPTRNTALRLQLDAWFAERQIYPDIVGEFSDSELMHTFAKAGIGLQPAPIIPSRAIPVNDLHIIGELSGVDAQYHAIYSPKKILHPALEKLLNPLPETV; this comes from the coding sequence ATGCAAGCGCTCAATTACAAACATCTGCATTATTTCTGGGTCGTTGCCAAAGAAGGCGGCATTAGTGCGGCGGCGCGCAAGCTGGGGATTACGGCGCAAACGATTAGCGGCCAGGTCAGTTTGCTCGAGCAGGACATGGGCCAGAGCCTGTTTAGCCAGGTTGGGCGCAATCTACAGCTCACCGAAGCGGGCCGCACCATGCTGCACTATGCCGACCAGATTTTTCTGCTCGGCCAAGAATTGCAGCAAGCGATGGAGCGCGGCGACAGCTTGCGGGCGCGACTGAATATCGGCATCGTCGATATGATTCCCAAAAGCAATGCGCTGCAGCTCTTAAGCCCGCTACTTCAGTCGTCGCACAGCACGATCAAGCTGGTGTGCCAGGTCGATGGCGACCTGAACGAGCTACTAGCCAAACTAACTTTGCACCAGTTTGACCTGATTCTGGCCGACCGCCCCTTGCTGAACGCCGAAGCGCTGCAGCTGCGCAGCCAGCCGCTGACCACCGCGCCCATTATGCTGCAGGGCACGCGCGAACTGCTTGAACAATACCAGCCACACTTCCCGCACAGCCTGAGCGGTGCGCCGCTATTGCTACCGACGCGCAATACCGCGCTACGCTTGCAGCTGGACGCCTGGTTTGCCGAGCGGCAAATCTACCCTGATATTGTGGGCGAATTTTCCGACAGCGAGTTAATGCACACCTTTGCCAAAGCGGGTATTGGCCTGCAGCCAGCACCTATCATTCCCTCCAGAGCAATACCTGTTAATGATCTACATATCATCGGCGAGCTCAGCGGCGTTGATGCGCAGTATCACGCTATTTACAGCCCGAAAAAAATCCTGCACCCGGCGCTGGAAAAGCTGCTCAACCCATTGCCCGAAACGGTCTGA
- a CDS encoding methyl-accepting chemotaxis protein yields MKIAAQLKLGSVLTGLALGLAVLLAAGNLQRLKHSFDSYRDAQRSAEQLVRLKVDMLTLSRLDVMQPDIGNQLTQYEQSIKQSAAAVQLPAAQQTQFNQAMAEHWARYLTQFRNAVLIAETSPEDALAIPEQIYRNDLSPLLLVLEKLMVSESARASDAESVFGQQLAQTFWLVLIPLLLAAAMIIGLSLFFSRRLQASLAEMAAVAQRLYAGDLTMRMPEGQDELGGLGKAINHFLLQLMQILAQAKSAAQHTRRDAVHITELANQASHNMGEQSNRVGEISLAMHEMTETVHYVGELAQIAAIAAGQAKAATKEADQAGATTVQNLQALSVHFASVEHAMNELGLSFGKIVTVSGTIKDIADQTNLLALNAAIEAARAGEHGRGFAVVADEVRKLAQSTSDSTRMIANILDGTRQSTEQTGKAVLAAGQYLSACNRDGEVVALALNRIHGISETVAEKMNGIATTVDEQSRSASAINQQLADIAQGLNQTSQGSNSITQDMRQLQDVANRLESSMATLRTA; encoded by the coding sequence ATGAAAATTGCAGCACAGCTCAAGCTGGGTAGTGTGCTCACTGGTCTGGCTCTGGGTCTGGCCGTTTTGCTGGCTGCGGGCAATCTGCAGCGGCTCAAGCACAGTTTTGACAGCTATCGCGACGCGCAGCGCTCGGCCGAGCAGCTGGTGCGGCTGAAGGTCGATATGCTGACCCTGTCGCGGCTGGATGTGATGCAGCCCGATATTGGCAATCAGCTGACGCAGTACGAGCAAAGCATCAAACAATCCGCAGCTGCCGTGCAGCTACCTGCGGCGCAGCAAACGCAGTTTAATCAGGCGATGGCCGAGCACTGGGCGCGTTATCTGACGCAATTTCGCAATGCGGTGCTGATTGCCGAAACTTCACCCGAAGACGCCCTGGCGATACCCGAGCAGATTTACCGCAACGACCTTTCCCCCTTGTTGCTGGTGCTGGAAAAACTGATGGTCAGTGAGAGTGCGCGCGCTAGCGACGCCGAATCGGTGTTTGGGCAGCAGTTGGCGCAAACATTCTGGCTGGTGCTGATACCGCTCTTGCTGGCGGCGGCGATGATTATTGGTTTGTCGCTGTTTTTCTCGCGCCGTCTGCAAGCCAGTCTGGCCGAAATGGCCGCAGTGGCGCAGCGCCTCTATGCGGGCGATCTGACCATGCGCATGCCGGAAGGGCAGGACGAGCTGGGCGGGCTGGGCAAGGCGATTAATCACTTTTTGCTGCAATTGATGCAGATTCTGGCGCAGGCCAAATCGGCGGCCCAGCACACGCGCCGAGACGCGGTGCATATTACCGAGCTGGCCAATCAGGCCTCGCACAATATGGGCGAACAATCCAATCGCGTGGGCGAAATCAGCCTGGCCATGCATGAAATGACCGAAACCGTACATTACGTCGGCGAATTGGCGCAAATTGCCGCCATTGCCGCCGGGCAAGCCAAGGCCGCGACCAAGGAGGCTGATCAGGCCGGGGCGACCACGGTGCAGAATCTGCAGGCGCTGTCAGTGCATTTTGCGTCGGTAGAGCACGCGATGAACGAGCTGGGGCTGTCGTTTGGCAAAATCGTGACGGTGAGCGGCACGATCAAGGACATTGCCGATCAGACCAATCTGCTGGCGCTCAATGCCGCCATCGAGGCGGCCAGAGCGGGCGAACATGGCCGTGGTTTTGCGGTGGTGGCCGACGAAGTGCGCAAGCTGGCGCAAAGCACCAGCGATTCAACGCGGATGATTGCCAATATTCTGGATGGCACGCGGCAATCGACCGAACAAACCGGCAAGGCCGTACTGGCCGCCGGGCAGTATCTGTCGGCGTGCAATCGCGACGGTGAAGTGGTGGCGCTGGCGCTCAACCGCATTCACGGCATTAGCGAGACAGTGGCCGAGAAAATGAACGGGATTGCCACGACGGTGGACGAGCAAAGCCGCTCGGCCAGCGCCATCAACCAGCAACTGGCCGATATTGCCCAAGGCCTGAATCAGACTTCGCAAGGCAGCAACAGTATTACGCAGGACATGCGCCAATTGCAGGATGTGGCCAACCGGCTGGAAAGCAGCATGGCTACACTGCGCACGGCTTGA